In Ectothiorhodospiraceae bacterium 2226, a single window of DNA contains:
- the ggpS gene encoding glucosylglycerol-phosphate synthase, which produces MKPHKSSLVIVYHRAPYQEVVENGKTYYRDHKSPNGILPTLKGFFDHVDRGTWVATKQVSPKQKERHDPHVTVDDGTHSYHVRQVPLTADEIKQFYHITSKEAFWPILHSFPNQFKYDGIDWDTFVEVNKKFADAACDEAADDAMIWIHDYNLWLVPYFVRERMPNARIGFFHHTPFPAADVFNILPWREQIVESLLSCDIVGFHIPRYAENFVGVARSLRAAEIVRRVPVDSNQASGKALSESEVTRQIRYKDRIVNIDTYSVGTNPEQIRDVLHRDESEALEQEIREEIAGRKLIVSVSRVDYVKGTREMLESFGRVLERRPDLHGKVQLLVTAVSAASGMRAYRTAQQQIEQLVGRINGRFAKLNWTPIFLYTQPIPFEKLLCYYRVADVCWVPPLRDGLNLVAKEYVAAHAGRDGVLLLSEFVGAAVDLPDAVFVNPYSDDSMDKGLEAALEMPREEQGRRMTKLYRAVVNNSITHWADHTLQQFRALQAQPDTERKAG; this is translated from the coding sequence TCATGTGGACCGGGGCACCTGGGTCGCGACCAAGCAGGTCAGCCCGAAGCAGAAGGAACGCCACGACCCGCACGTGACCGTGGACGACGGCACCCACAGCTACCACGTGCGTCAGGTGCCGCTCACGGCGGACGAGATCAAGCAGTTCTACCACATCACCTCGAAGGAGGCCTTCTGGCCGATCCTTCACTCCTTCCCCAACCAGTTCAAATACGACGGCATCGACTGGGACACCTTCGTCGAGGTCAACAAGAAGTTCGCCGACGCGGCCTGCGACGAGGCGGCCGACGACGCGATGATCTGGATCCACGATTACAACCTGTGGTTGGTGCCGTACTTCGTGCGCGAGCGTATGCCGAACGCCCGCATCGGCTTTTTTCACCACACGCCGTTTCCTGCGGCGGACGTGTTCAACATCCTGCCCTGGCGCGAGCAGATCGTGGAGAGCCTGCTGTCCTGCGACATCGTGGGCTTTCACATTCCGCGCTATGCCGAGAACTTCGTGGGTGTGGCGCGCAGCCTGCGCGCGGCCGAGATCGTGCGCCGCGTCCCGGTGGACAGCAACCAGGCGAGCGGCAAGGCGCTGTCCGAGTCGGAGGTGACGCGGCAGATCCGCTACAAGGACCGCATCGTCAACATCGACACCTATTCGGTCGGCACCAATCCCGAACAGATCCGCGACGTGCTGCATCGCGACGAGAGCGAGGCGCTGGAGCAGGAGATCCGTGAGGAGATCGCCGGGCGCAAGCTCATCGTCTCGGTCAGCCGCGTCGATTATGTGAAGGGCACGCGCGAGATGCTGGAGAGCTTCGGCCGCGTGCTGGAGCGCCGCCCCGACCTGCACGGCAAGGTGCAGCTCCTGGTCACCGCCGTGTCGGCCGCCTCGGGCATGCGCGCCTACCGCACCGCTCAGCAGCAGATCGAGCAGTTGGTGGGGCGCATCAACGGGCGCTTCGCCAAGCTGAACTGGACGCCGATCTTCCTGTACACGCAGCCCATCCCGTTCGAAAAGCTGCTGTGCTACTACCGCGTGGCGGATGTGTGCTGGGTGCCGCCGCTGCGTGACGGCCTGAACCTGGTGGCCAAGGAGTACGTGGCCGCCCACGCGGGCCGCGACGGCGTGCTGCTGCTGTCGGAGTTTGTCGGCGCCGCGGTGGACCTGCCCGACGCCGTGTTCGTCAATCCGTACTCCGACGACAGCATGGACAAGGGCCTGGAGGCGGCGCTCGAGATGCCGCGCGAAGAGCAGGGCCGACGCATGACCAAGCTGTACCGCGCGGTGGTCAACAACAGCATCACCCACTGGGCGGATCACACCCTGCAGCAGTTCCGCGCCCTGCAGGCGCAGCCCGACACCGAGCGCAAGGCGGGTTGA
- a CDS encoding RDD family protein, producing MAKTTATPVAAPTLPRAGLLRRFAAIFYDALLLIAVWMGAAALVLAFTGGAVSPGNPLFQTYLLLVTFAFFAWFWMHGGQTLGMRAWRVRLRRRDGGPLTLYHVLLRFMVAIGSWLALGLGFLWALVDKEGLTWHDRYSETELVVEPRSP from the coding sequence ATGGCCAAAACCACCGCTACTCCCGTCGCCGCCCCCACGCTGCCGCGTGCCGGCCTGCTGCGCCGCTTCGCGGCGATCTTCTACGACGCCCTGCTGCTGATCGCGGTCTGGATGGGCGCCGCGGCGCTGGTGCTTGCCTTCACCGGCGGCGCAGTGTCGCCGGGCAACCCGCTGTTCCAGACCTATCTGCTGCTGGTGACGTTCGCGTTCTTCGCCTGGTTCTGGATGCACGGCGGCCAGACGCTCGGCATGCGCGCCTGGCGGGTGCGCCTGCGGCGGCGCGACGGCGGCCCGCTCACCTTGTACCACGTGCTGTTGCGCTTCATGGTGGCCATCGGCTCGTGGCTGGCGCTCGGGCTCGGCTTTCTTTGGGCGTTGGTGGACAAGGAGGGGCTCACCTGGCACGACCGCTACTCCGAGACCGAACTCGTGGTGGAGCCGCGCAGCCCCTGA
- the purL gene encoding phosphoribosylformylglycinamidine synthase, whose amino-acid sequence MLQIPGGPALSDFRRAKLLAQLRAAVPGVTDLSTQYIHFADLERSLRRDEQARLEALLLDGPAAAAPAAGLLLLVVPRPGVVSPWGSKASEIARVCGLPMVRRLERGRVYYVQSAAPLGAAEVAVLAALMHDRMTEAVFESLDEGERLFRQVEPRPMTQVDVLGAGRDALVAANRDLGLALAEDEIDYLLENFTALGRNPSDVELMMFAQANSEHCRHKIFNADWVIDGEAQDKSLFAMIRNTHRVSPEGVLSAYKDNAAVLAGSPGQRFYPDPASGRYLRRQEPVHLLCKVETHNHPTAISPDPGAATGAGGEIRDEGATGRGSKPKAGLTGFSVSNLRIPGAEQPWESDHGRPGRIASALDIMLEGPIGAAAFNNEFGRPAIAGYFRTFEERVPGPAGVEVRGYHKPIMLAGGVGNIRAEDVEKGDIPPGAQLVVLGGPAMLIGLGGGAASSVSSGASSEDLDFASVQRGNPEMQRRCQEVIDRCWQQGENNPVISIHDVGAGGLSNALPELVHDSGRGARFELRTIPTDDPGMSPMELWCNEAQERYVLAIAPERLDAFQALCERERCPYAVVGEASAEPQLVLGDGHFENTPIDMPMEVLLGKPPKMLRRAQHHPFHKEPFDTAGLDLAEAAGRVLALPTVADKRFLITIGDRTVGGMVARDQMVGPWQVPVADCGVTLTDYDGYTGEAMAIGERTPLALLQPAASARMAIGEALTNIAAARIGALGDIKLSANWMAAAGHPGEDAGLYEAVKAVGMELCPALGIAVPVGKDSMSMKTVWREQGEERSVTAPLSLIVTAFAPVLDARATLTPQLQRGADTRLVLIDLGRGRNRLGGSALAQVYKQVGQHAPDVTDAATLKHFFDTVQALNAEGKLLAYHDRSDGGLFATLCEMAFAAHCGFEVDLDGLGEDVAAALFNEELGAVVQVRAGDLDAVLARLRQTALARSVHVLGAPADDDRLTFRRGGEVVLAEARTVWQRRWSETSWRMQALRDNPECAQQEYDALLEEDPGLGVALSYDPAEDVAAPFIARGARPQVAILREQGVNGQVEMAAAFDRAGFEARDVHMSDLLAGRTSLREFAGFAACGGFSYGDVLGAGRGWANSILFNERAREDFHAFFERGDTFALGVCNGCQMMARLRDLIPGAQHWPAFVRNRSEQFEARLSLVEVLDSPSIFFAGMAGSRMPIAVAHGEGRAALDRGAAEALLAAGAVPLRYVDNRGAPAERYPANPNGSPLGITALTTPDGRFTIMMPHPERVFRTVQHSWHPPEWGEDGSWLRLFRNARAWLG is encoded by the coding sequence ATGCTACAAATTCCCGGCGGTCCCGCGCTGTCCGACTTCCGGCGCGCAAAACTTCTCGCTCAGCTCCGGGCGGCGGTGCCCGGCGTCACCGACCTCAGCACCCAATACATTCATTTTGCCGACCTCGAGCGCAGCCTGAGGCGTGACGAACAGGCGCGCCTGGAGGCCCTGTTGCTGGACGGCCCGGCGGCGGCCGCGCCCGCCGCGGGCCTGTTGCTGCTGGTGGTGCCGCGCCCCGGCGTGGTGTCGCCGTGGGGTTCGAAGGCGAGCGAGATTGCCCGGGTCTGCGGATTGCCCATGGTGCGGCGCCTGGAACGCGGGCGGGTGTATTACGTGCAGAGCGCCGCGCCGCTCGGCGCGGCCGAAGTCGCGGTGCTGGCGGCGCTGATGCACGACCGCATGACCGAGGCGGTGTTCGAGAGCCTGGACGAGGGCGAGCGGTTGTTCCGCCAGGTCGAGCCGCGCCCGATGACCCAGGTCGATGTGCTGGGCGCGGGGCGCGATGCCCTGGTCGCGGCCAATCGGGACCTCGGTCTCGCGCTTGCCGAGGACGAGATCGACTACCTGCTGGAGAACTTCACCGCGCTGGGGCGCAACCCGAGCGACGTCGAACTGATGATGTTCGCGCAGGCCAATTCGGAGCACTGCCGCCACAAGATCTTCAACGCCGACTGGGTGATCGACGGCGAGGCGCAGGACAAGTCGCTGTTCGCCATGATCCGCAACACCCATCGCGTGAGTCCCGAGGGCGTGCTCTCGGCCTACAAGGACAATGCCGCGGTGTTGGCGGGCTCGCCCGGGCAGCGCTTCTATCCCGACCCCGCCAGCGGTCGCTATCTGCGCCGCCAGGAGCCGGTGCATCTGCTGTGCAAGGTCGAGACGCACAATCACCCCACCGCCATCTCGCCCGATCCGGGCGCCGCCACCGGCGCCGGCGGTGAGATTCGTGACGAGGGCGCCACCGGCCGCGGCTCCAAGCCCAAGGCGGGCTTGACCGGCTTCTCGGTCTCCAACCTGCGCATCCCCGGCGCCGAGCAGCCGTGGGAGAGCGACCACGGCCGCCCGGGGCGCATCGCCTCGGCGCTGGACATCATGTTGGAAGGCCCGATCGGCGCGGCGGCGTTCAACAACGAGTTCGGCCGCCCGGCCATCGCCGGCTATTTCCGCACCTTCGAGGAGCGCGTGCCGGGACCCGCCGGGGTGGAGGTACGCGGCTACCACAAGCCCATCATGCTGGCGGGCGGTGTGGGTAACATCCGCGCCGAGGACGTGGAGAAGGGCGACATCCCGCCGGGCGCGCAGTTGGTGGTGCTGGGCGGGCCGGCCATGTTGATCGGTCTGGGCGGCGGCGCCGCCTCGTCCGTCTCCAGCGGGGCGAGCAGCGAAGACCTCGACTTCGCCTCGGTGCAGCGCGGCAATCCCGAGATGCAACGCCGTTGTCAGGAGGTCATCGACCGCTGCTGGCAGCAGGGCGAGAACAATCCCGTCATCTCCATTCACGACGTGGGCGCGGGCGGTCTGTCCAATGCGCTGCCCGAGCTGGTGCACGACAGCGGCCGCGGCGCGCGCTTCGAACTGCGCACCATTCCCACCGATGATCCGGGCATGTCGCCCATGGAGCTGTGGTGCAACGAGGCCCAGGAGCGCTACGTGCTGGCCATCGCGCCCGAACGCTTGGACGCCTTCCAGGCCCTGTGCGAACGCGAGCGCTGCCCCTATGCGGTGGTGGGCGAGGCGAGCGCCGAGCCCCAGCTGGTGCTCGGCGACGGGCACTTCGAAAACACGCCTATCGACATGCCGATGGAGGTGTTGCTCGGCAAACCGCCCAAGATGCTGCGCCGCGCGCAGCACCACCCGTTCCATAAAGAGCCCTTCGACACCGCGGGCCTGGATCTCGCCGAGGCGGCCGGGCGCGTGCTCGCGCTGCCCACGGTGGCCGACAAGCGCTTTTTGATCACCATCGGCGACCGCACCGTCGGCGGTATGGTGGCGCGCGATCAGATGGTCGGCCCCTGGCAGGTCCCGGTGGCCGATTGCGGCGTAACCCTGACCGACTACGACGGCTACACCGGCGAGGCGATGGCCATCGGCGAGCGCACGCCGCTCGCTCTGCTGCAGCCGGCGGCCTCGGCACGCATGGCCATCGGCGAGGCGCTCACCAACATCGCCGCGGCGCGCATCGGGGCGCTGGGCGACATCAAACTGTCGGCCAACTGGATGGCGGCGGCGGGCCACCCGGGCGAAGACGCGGGTCTGTACGAGGCGGTGAAGGCGGTGGGCATGGAGCTGTGTCCCGCGCTCGGCATCGCGGTGCCGGTCGGCAAGGACTCCATGTCCATGAAGACGGTGTGGCGCGAGCAGGGCGAGGAGCGCAGCGTGACCGCGCCCTTGTCGCTGATCGTCACCGCCTTCGCGCCGGTGCTGGATGCGCGCGCCACGCTCACGCCGCAGCTGCAGCGCGGCGCGGACACCCGCTTGGTGTTGATCGACCTCGGTCGCGGCCGTAACCGCCTCGGCGGCTCGGCGCTCGCCCAGGTCTACAAGCAGGTCGGGCAGCACGCCCCCGACGTGACCGACGCGGCGACGCTGAAGCACTTCTTCGACACCGTGCAGGCGCTGAACGCCGAGGGCAAGTTGCTGGCCTACCACGACCGCTCCGACGGCGGGCTGTTCGCCACGCTATGCGAGATGGCCTTCGCGGCTCACTGCGGATTCGAGGTGGACCTGGACGGCCTGGGCGAGGACGTTGCCGCCGCCTTGTTCAATGAGGAACTGGGCGCGGTGGTGCAGGTGCGGGCCGGCGATCTCGACGCCGTGCTGGCGCGCCTGCGCCAGACCGCCCTCGCGCGCTCGGTGCACGTGCTCGGCGCCCCCGCCGACGACGACCGGCTCACCTTCCGCCGCGGCGGCGAGGTGGTGCTGGCCGAGGCACGCACCGTCTGGCAGCGCCGCTGGTCGGAAACCAGCTGGCGCATGCAGGCGCTGCGCGACAACCCTGAATGTGCGCAGCAGGAGTACGACGCGCTGCTGGAGGAGGATCCCGGCCTCGGCGTCGCGCTCAGCTACGATCCCGCCGAGGACGTGGCCGCCCCGTTCATAGCGCGCGGCGCGCGGCCGCAGGTCGCGATCCTGCGCGAGCAGGGCGTCAACGGCCAGGTGGAGATGGCGGCCGCCTTCGACCGCGCCGGCTTCGAGGCGCGCGACGTCCACATGAGCGACCTCCTCGCCGGGCGCACCAGCCTGCGCGAGTTCGCCGGCTTTGCCGCCTGCGGCGGGTTCTCCTACGGCGACGTGCTCGGGGCCGGGCGCGGCTGGGCCAATTCCATTCTGTTCAACGAGCGCGCGCGCGAGGACTTCCACGCCTTCTTCGAGCGCGGCGACACCTTCGCGCTCGGCGTGTGCAACGGCTGTCAGATGATGGCGCGCTTGCGCGATCTGATCCCCGGCGCGCAGCACTGGCCCGCCTTCGTGCGCAACCGCTCCGAGCAGTTCGAGGCGCGGCTGTCGCTGGTCGAGGTGCTGGACTCGCCGTCGATCTTCTTCGCCGGCATGGCCGGTTCGCGCATGCCGATCGCGGTGGCCCACGGCGAGGGGCGGGCCGCGCTCGATCGCGGCGCGGCCGAGGCCCTGCTGGCGGCGGGCGCGGTGCCGCTGCGCTACGTGGACAACCGCGGCGCGCCGGCCGAGCGCTATCCCGCCAACCCTAACGGGTCGCCGCTCGGCATTACCGCGCTCACCACGCCGGATGGGCGCTTCACCATCATGATGCCGCACCCCGAGCGGGTGTTCCGCACGGTGCAGCACTCCTGGCATCCCCCCGAGTGGGGCGAGGACGGCAGCTGGCTACGGCTGTTCCGCAACGCGCGGGCATGGCTAGGCTGA
- a CDS encoding spermidine synthase has product MNPWILIDSAVPADGGPPLRLYRRGAEFSIKVGRIELMSSRVHGSEEALAQLACARLADPARAHVLVGGLGMGYTLAAALRLLGPAAHVTVAERAPAVVAWNRGPLAELAGRPLADPRVAVHEGDVAEALRPSERYDAILLDVDNGPEALSHADNQWLYGAAGLAAARAALRPAGVLAVWSVSPDTGFTRRLRQAGFAVEECPVRARGGRRGARHWIWLATRPA; this is encoded by the coding sequence ATGAACCCTTGGATCCTCATCGACAGCGCGGTCCCCGCCGATGGCGGCCCGCCCTTGCGCCTGTATCGGCGCGGGGCGGAGTTCTCCATCAAGGTGGGCCGCATCGAGCTCATGAGCAGCCGAGTCCATGGCTCCGAGGAGGCGCTGGCGCAGCTGGCCTGCGCCCGCCTTGCGGACCCGGCGCGCGCGCACGTGCTGGTCGGTGGGCTGGGGATGGGCTATACGCTGGCGGCGGCGCTGCGCCTGCTCGGCCCCGCCGCGCACGTGACGGTGGCCGAGCGTGCCCCGGCCGTGGTGGCCTGGAACCGCGGCCCGCTCGCCGAGCTTGCCGGGCGCCCGCTCGCGGACCCGCGCGTGGCGGTGCACGAAGGCGATGTGGCCGAGGCCCTGCGCCCGTCCGAACGCTATGACGCCATCCTGCTGGACGTGGACAACGGGCCGGAGGCGCTGAGCCACGCGGACAACCAGTGGCTGTACGGCGCCGCCGGGCTGGCGGCCGCACGGGCCGCGCTGCGTCCGGCCGGCGTGCTGGCGGTGTGGTCGGTGAGTCCCGATACCGGCTTCACCCGGCGCCTGCGCCAGGCGGGGTTCGCGGTGGAGGAGTGCCCGGTGCGGGCGCGCGGCGGGCGGCGCGGCGCGCGTCATTGGATCTGGTTGGCCACGCGCCCCGCTTGA
- a CDS encoding alanine--glyoxylate aminotransferase family protein: MGPGPSDVSDRVLQAMARPTVGHLDPVFAGMMEEAKTLLRYAFQTDNALTFPVSAPGSAGMEMCFVNLVEPGDKVIVCRNGVFGGRMKENVERCGGTAVMVDDAWGAPVDPAKLEDALKANPDAKIVAFVHAETSTGALSDAQTIAALAHRYGCLVIADTVTSLGGSPLKVDAWELDAVYSGTQKCLSAPPGLSPVTFGERAVQKIKARQSRVQSWFLDLNLVMGYWGGEGKRVYHHTAPVNSLYALHEALVILAEEGLEAAWERHARNHRMLRAGLEALGMRFVVEEAYRLPQLNAVTIPAGVDDAAVRNALLNEHNLEIGAGLGDLAGKVWRIGLMGHASNPRNVEYCLNALEQVLGAQGHPVEQGKAAEAARAAAQAA; encoded by the coding sequence ATGGGCCCCGGGCCGTCCGACGTGAGCGATCGCGTGCTGCAGGCCATGGCCCGGCCGACCGTCGGTCATCTGGATCCGGTCTTCGCCGGCATGATGGAGGAGGCCAAGACGCTGCTGCGCTACGCCTTCCAGACCGACAACGCGCTGACCTTTCCCGTCTCCGCCCCGGGCTCGGCCGGCATGGAGATGTGCTTCGTCAATCTGGTGGAGCCGGGCGACAAGGTGATCGTGTGCCGTAACGGCGTGTTCGGCGGGCGCATGAAGGAGAACGTCGAGCGCTGCGGCGGCACCGCGGTGATGGTCGACGATGCCTGGGGCGCGCCGGTCGACCCCGCCAAGCTGGAGGACGCCCTCAAGGCCAACCCCGACGCCAAGATCGTCGCCTTCGTGCACGCCGAGACCTCCACCGGCGCGCTGTCCGATGCGCAGACCATCGCCGCCCTCGCGCACCGCTACGGTTGTTTGGTGATCGCCGACACGGTGACCTCCTTGGGCGGCTCGCCGCTCAAGGTCGACGCGTGGGAACTCGACGCCGTGTACTCCGGCACCCAGAAGTGCCTGTCGGCCCCGCCGGGGCTGTCGCCGGTAACCTTCGGCGAGCGCGCCGTGCAGAAGATCAAGGCCCGCCAGAGCCGGGTGCAGAGCTGGTTCCTCGACCTCAATCTGGTGATGGGCTACTGGGGCGGCGAGGGCAAGCGGGTCTATCACCACACCGCGCCGGTCAACAGCCTGTACGCCCTGCACGAGGCGCTGGTGATCCTGGCCGAAGAGGGCCTGGAAGCGGCCTGGGAGCGCCATGCGCGCAACCACCGCATGCTGCGCGCCGGGCTCGAGGCGCTCGGCATGCGCTTCGTGGTGGAGGAGGCGTATCGCCTGCCGCAGCTGAACGCGGTCACGATCCCCGCGGGGGTGGACGACGCGGCGGTCCGCAACGCGCTGCTGAACGAGCACAACCTGGAGATCGGCGCGGGCCTCGGCGATCTCGCCGGCAAGGTGTGGCGTATCGGCCTGATGGGGCACGCCTCCAACCCGCGCAACGTCGAGTACTGCCTGAACGCGTTGGAACAGGTGCTCGGCGCGCAGGGGCACCCGGTCGAACAGGGCAAGGCCGCCGAGGCGGCGCGCGCGGCGGCGCAGGCCGCCTGA